ACGCGCTGGCGCATCCCGCCGGACAGCTCCTTGGGGTAGGCGTTCTCGAAGCCCGACAGCCCGATCTGGTCGATGGCCTCCTCGGCGCGCGCCGCCGCTTCGTCTCCCGGAACGCGGAGCGCCTTCAGCCCGGCCAGCACATTCTCCTCGACGGTCATCCAGGGGAACAGCGCGAAGGACTGGAACACCATCGCCACGCCGTCGGTCGGCCCGGACACCGGCGCGCCGTGGTGCAGGACCTTGCCGGAGGTCGGCGGCGCCAGCCCGGCGACGATGCGCAGCAGCGTGGACTTTCCCGAGCCGGAGCGGCCGAGCAGCCCGACGATCTCGCCGTCGCGCAGCGTCAGGTCCACGCCGTCGAGCACGACATACGGCTGGCCGGATGCCTTGCGGTAGGCCTGCCGGACGCCGCGGAGTTCGAAGAGGGGGGAATGCTGCGTCATGATACGGCCTCCGTCAGGCAAGGCGCAGGCGGCGTTCGGCGTAGCCGTAGAGCGGGCGCCAGAGCAGCCGGTTGAGCAGGGTGACGAACAGGGACATCACGGCGATGCCGAGCACGATGCGCGGGTAGTCGCCCGCGGCGGTCGCCTGGGCGATGTGGCTGCCCAGCCCGTGCGCGGTGACCTCCGCGTCGCCCCAGCGCACCGCCTCGGCGACGATGCTGGCGTTCCACGAGCCGCCCGCCGCGGTCACCGCACCGGTCAGGTAGTAGGGGAAGACGCCGGGCAGCATGACGTCGCGCCACCACTGCCAGCCGCGGATCCGGAAGCTCGACGCGGCCTCCTTCAAATCGTTGGGAAAGGCGGAGGTTCCGGCGATGACGTTGAACAGGATGTACCACTGGGTGCCCAGGATCATCAGCGGGCTGAGCCAGACGTCCGGATTCAGGTCGAAGCGCAGGATGGTGACGACGGCGACCGGGAACAGCAGGTTGGCCGGGAAGGCCGCCAGGAACTGGGCCACCGGCTGGACCGCCTCGGCGAGGCGCGGGCGCAGCCCGATCAGCACGCCGAGCGGCACCCAGACGAGCGACGCGATGGCGATCAGCACCACGACCCGCAGCAGCGTCGCCGCCCCGAGCAGCAGCGCGGTCCCGACGTCGCTCCAGCCGGCGCCGCGCGCGATGAACGCCACCAACGTCCAGCCCAGGGCCAGCGCCGCCGCGGCGACGGCCGCGTACCACGCCCGATCGAGCGCCCGGTCGAGCGCGGGGGAGGACGGGCCGGCGATCCGGCGCGTCAGGGCGGCGGGCAGTGTGGAAGCCAGGGCGGAGAGGGGCGACAGGCGCAGCCACGCCAGCCGGCCGAGCAGCGCCTGGACCGGCGTGAGCAGAGCCCGGCAGAAGCGGGTGCGCTGGAACAGCCGCAGCACCCAGGACCCCGGCGCCTCCTGCGCGCCGGTCTGCTCGACGCGGAACTTGTCGGCCCAGGCGACCAGCGGGCGGAACAGGAGTTGGTCGTAGAGCAGGATGACCGCCAGCATCGCCAGCACCGCCCAGCCGACCGCGCCGAGATCCTTGCGCGCGATGGCCTCGGCCAGATAGGAGCCGATGCCGGGCAGCGTGACGGTGCGGTCGCCGACGGTGATCGCCTCCGACGCGACGACGAAGAACCAGCCGCCGGACATCGACATCATCATGTTCCAGACCAGCCCCGGCATAGCGAAGGGCGCCTCCAGCCGCCAGAAGCGCTGCCAGCCGGAGAAGCGGAAGCTGGTGGCCGCCTCCTCCAGGTCGCGCGGCACCGACCGCAGCGACTGGTGGACGCTGAAGGTCATGTTCCAGGCCTGGCTGGTGAAGATGGCGAAGACCGCCGCGCATTCGGCCCCCAGCACGCTGCCGGGGAACAGCGACAGGAAGAAGGCCACCGTGAAGGAGATGTAGCCGAGCACCGGCACTGACTGGAGCACGTCCAGCACGGGGATCAGCACCATCCCGGCCCGGCGGCTCTTGGCCGCCAGCGTGGCGTAGGCGAAGGTGAAGAGCAGCGAGGCCGCCATCGCCGCCAGCATGCGCAGCGTCGAGCGCAGCGCGTAGTCCGGCAGGTGCCAGGGGTCGAGCGAGACGGTGGGTGTGTCGAGGCTCGCCAGCGGGGCGCCCATCTGGTGACCGCCGACGGCGGCCAGCGCGAGAAGGCCGACGACCAGCGGCAGGGCCAGGAGATCCCAGCGGTTGGGCGTTGCCGCCGCCGCCTTCACGGAAACGCTTGTCTGGGTCCAGACCATGGCCCCTCCATCCTGCGGCCGGATCGGAGTCCGGTCGCCTTCGGCATGCGCAATCGGCGTGTGCAGGCACCCGGCGCCGGTCGGCGTCGGGCGGACGTCACGGGTGGAGGAGGGTGGTCAGCCCGGTGTGGGCGTCGACGGCCGCCAAGCGTGGCGCGCGCCGCGGAGTGCGGGCGCGCGGAGCGGCATCAGAATGGTGACAAAAGGATTCCCCATGGTTCACCTGTGCGGCTGTCGGCGTCACGGCCGGCCGTGGCGAACCTGCGAAAGGGTCAGCCCAGGATCGGCGGAGAACCGGAAATATGTCGGGATCGACGACTGTGGCTGTCCATCTCTTGCTTTCTCGGCGCGGGACCGGACCACGCGTCCGGACGCCCGCCAATCATGCGGTGACGTTGTCGCTCATCTACTCCTGCGTCCGGAACCGGTCAAGCGCGCGGCGGCGTTTCTTGGCGATCATTGCAGAGGTTTCATGTTCGCCGCCCTCCGGTGCCCAAAGGAAAACACAACAGGCCATTTTAACTCTCTCGCCAGAGGGGCGAGGGAACTTCCGAACGGAGGTTAGGGAGGCGGGACACATGGGCGCGGCAAAGTGCCGCAGAAGCCCGCAATCGGCCGGCGATCCGAGAAGCTTTCGCAACAAGACGTTATGGTTCAAATAACCACAATCCATTTGTGACTTAACGATCCCGGGACCCGATGGCCAACATTCACGACCCCGCCCTGTTCCTCGCCCACGCCTGCGCGCTGGAGGAGGACGCCGCCAACCGTTTCGCCGATCTGTCGGAGGCCATGAAGACCTACGGCAACGCGGACGTCGCGGCCTTCTTCGCCAAGATGGCCGAGTTCTCGCGCCTGCATCTGGCCGACGCCCGCAAGCGCTCCGGCTTCCGCGACGTGCCGGCGCTCTCCCCGGACGACTTCCAGTGGCCGGACGGCGAAAGCCCCGAAGCGGCCTCCATGGAAGGCTCGCACTATCTGATGACGGTGGATTACGCGCTGGATCTGGCGCTCGACAGCGAGAAGCGCGGCCACGCCTTCTACGCCGATGTGGCCGCCACCACCACGGACCCGGAGGTCCGCATGATGGCCGAGGAATTCGCCTCCGAAGAGGCGGAGCATGTGGCGGAGCTGGAGCGCTGGATCGAGCGCTTCCCCAAGAAGGGGTAAGGGCCGTTTCCCGCGGTTCCCGCCCTTGCGGGAACCGCGGGAAGGGCGAAGAACGCGCCTTACTTGGACAGGTCGGCGTAGTCGTACTCGTACTTCTTGTCCGCCGGCTTGAAGGTCTTGAAGGCGGCGATGACGTCGTCAACCGACACGCCCGCCGGCACGTTGAGAATCTCGTACACGACCGAGCTGCCGCTGGTCGGGCCAACGTCGGCGTTGCGGTGAGCCTGGGAAATCAGGCCCTCGCCGGCCTTCTTGATCATGATCGAAGCCATATCCGTTCCGTCTCCTGTTACACGTCGCCCGACGCAGAAATATCCATAACTCGAATAAGGGTATGGGGCCAATGGATAAATTGCCGACACGCTCCGCGTGAGCCCCTCTCCCGGGACGGGAGAGGGATAAGACCGCGCGTCAGCGGCGGGTGATCCAGAGGGCGGTCACGTCGTCGTGCAGCCGTTCGCCATGGGCCGCGGCGTGGCGGGTCATCAGGGCGGGCAGGGGGCGGTCGGGGGCGTCCGCCACCGCGCGCTCGGCCAGACGGAGCAGGCCGTCCTCGCCCAGCATGGCGCCCTCGGCGTTCCTGGCCTCGCTCAGCCCGTCGGAATAGAGGAACAGGCCGTCGCCGCGCCGCAGCGGCACACGGCGGTTGGTGTAGGCCGAGTCCGGGAAGGCGCCGAGGAGCGGGCCGGAGGCGTCCAGCGGCTGGAAGCCATCGCCGTTCGCCAGGAGGGGGCTGGGCGACGCGGCGGCGGCGTAGAGCAGCGTGTCGTCGGCGCGGTCGATCACCCCGTAGAAGGCGGTGGCGAACTGGCCCAGCGGCAGGATCTCGCACAGCCGCAGGTTCAGCTGACGCAGCAGGCGGGCGGGGTCGCGCACCTCCTCCGGCGGGGTGCGGGTGAGCAGCGTGTGCAGGCGGAAGGCGTTGATCGCCGCGGCGATGCCGTGGCCCGACAGGTCGGCGGCGAAGACCCCGACGCACGTTCCGTCGAACTCGAAGGCCGTCCAGAAATCGCCGCCGATCTCGTCCGACGCGCGGAAGACCGGGTCCACCGTCAGCCCGTTCCGCTCGGCGAGGGCGGCCAGCTCGGCCGGTTCCGGCACCAGGGCGAGCTGCATGGCGCGGGCCTGCCGCAGATCGCGCTCCACCCGCTCGTGGAAGGCGCGCAGCTCCTGCACCATCGACCGGCGCTCCAGGTGGTAGCGCACGCGGGCGATGCATTCGCCGGGGTTGATCGGCTTGGCGATCAGGTCGGTCGCCCCGGCGCTGAAGCACACCGTCCTCATCTGGTCGGAGTGCAGGGCGCTCTGCATCAGGATCGGCAGGTCGCGCCAGCGCGGGTCGCCGCGCAGGCTGCGGCAGACGCCGATGCCGTCCATCCGCGGCATGGCCGCGTCGAGCAGCAGCAGGTCGGGCGCGAAGCTCTCCAGCCGCTCCATCACCTCCTCCGCCGAGGAGGCGAAGGCGACCTGGGTGATGCCGGCCCATTGCAGGAAGCGGGTCAGCGTCTTGCGGTTGAAGGCGCTGTCGTCGGCGATCAGCACCCGGCAGCCGCCGAGCGGGATGCCCAGTTCCATCCCGTAGACCGACGCGCCGGCGCCAAGGCGGGCGGGGCGGGGCGAAGCGGCGTCGCCCTCCGTTCCGGGCGGCACCGCCATGGCGCGTAGGTGGCCCATCGCGTCCGTTCCAGCCGCGTCAGTCGGCGATGTTGAACATGGTGTGGAACTTGGCGATCGTGATCAGGCGCCGCACCTCGTCGCGGGCGCCGCGGATCGCGAAGTCCAGATTGCGCCGCTGCGCCGTGTCGCGGGCGATGATGAACATGCCGAGGCCGGAGGAGTCGACGAAGTCGAGCCGCGACAGGTCGAACACCACACGGTGCCCCGCCGGACGCTCGAAGGTGGCGATGACGTCGCGGAACGTGTCGTGGTCGGCAAAGGTCATGCGCCCGCTCAGCACGATCTCGGTGCTGGCCGGGGCCTCGCGGACGGAGAAATCCATGGCGGCGCTCATCTGTGGTTCACCCGTGGCCGAAGAGAGGCGCATCCCTCCGCCGGTGCGCTTGATGGGCGGTGGGCCCGGCGGGGACGCGGGCGCATTCTAGGGCGCCGGGAATTGCACTTTGATGACGCTGCCGTGTCAGCGCCGCGTTATCCGGCCGGGACGGGCGGACTTTATTGCAGCGCGGCCTCTTCCACCCTTGGATGCGACAGATGTTCGGCGATTCCGCCGGCCAGCCATGCCGAGTAGGCATCGCGGCCCTCCGGCGCGAGCATGCCGCTGCGGCAGAAGGCCGTCGTTTTGCGCGCCGAGTCGGGGAAGCGCCACAGCGGCAGGTCCGCCTGCCCGCTCAGCCGGTCGAGCGCCGCCGGGCGGTAGCCGTTGCCCGCGCCGTACAGCCGCTCCTCCACCGCCGCCGGGCGGGGCGGAAGCAGCAGGGCGATCCCGGCCCCGGCGGCGCGCGCCTGATCGACGAAGCGGCGCACCCGCTCGAAGGCCGGCGAGTCGTCGTTCATCCGGACGGCGGCGTTGCGGGCTTCCACCCAGCGGTCGGCCCGGCGGTTGGCGGCGGTATCGGTCCAGCCCTGCGGGCCGACGGCGTGGCACGGCTTGGCGTATTGCAGGGCGCTCTGGTCGGGCAGGTAGGAGCGGCCGAGCATCGCCACCTCGGTCAGGTGCGAGCCGTAGCGACGCAGGCCGGTAAAGTCGCTGCGCTCCGCGAACAGCAGGTCCACGTCCAGAAGGACCAGCGCCGGCTTCAGCTTCAGCACGTCGCCCAGCAGCGGTTCGAAGTCCTCGATGCGGGCGTGGTCATGGACGATGCGCAGGAAATGCAGGCTCTCCACCCCGTGCTTCGCCGCCAGCGCGGCCATGCCCGGCTCGTCCAGGGTGGCGTGGCGCAGCGCCGAGTCGCCCAGCGCCACCACCACGACGGGGGAGAGGTCCCGCGCCGCCCGCTCCGCCGTGGCGGCGATGCGGTTGCCGTTGTACCAGGCGAAGGGCCGGTCATGCAGGCTGTAGCCGGTCCAGAAGGCCCCCGCCGTCCCGGCCGCGAACAGGGCGGGGATCACCGCCAGCAGGGTGATCCACAGCCACCGCGGCTTCGCTCGCGGCCCGGTCCGCTTATCGTGGTGCTTTCGCGGTTCGACAGGCCCGGTCATGGTCCCTCTGCTCCTCCCAGCGGTGCGCCCGGCGCTGCGCCCGGCAGTGTGCGGCGTCCTGTGACACAAACGCTTCGGGAGGGAGCGGGGTCCCGCGCCCCGCCGTGTTTTCCTATGACGAAGGGGGCATCCGTCCGGATCGTGCCGGAGTAGCCGGGTACGGCCAATTTCGTGTAGTCTTGCGCGAACGGCGAGGCACGCATCGAGGCACAGGATGAGCACCGAAATCCGCACCTTCACGATCCCCGACGCGAGCGCGGACGAGGCCCAGGGGCAACTCTCCTCTTTCCTGCGCACGGTCGAGGTGCAGCGCATCGACACCGCTTACGCCGACAGCGGCTGGCGTGTTCTCGTCCTCTACAAGGACCTGAAGCGCAAGGAGGAATCCCTCCAGATCGAGGCCGCGATCAACGCCGCCCTCAACGGTTGGCGGGACCGCAAGGCGACCGGCGAGGGGCTGTCGCGCGACGCCGTCCTGCCGGACGAACTGGTGCCGGAAATCGCCCGCTTCGCCCCCACGACGGAGCGCGAGCTGTCCATCATCGTCGGCGCGCGCGACCTCGACGTCAGCCATTACGGCGGAGAGATCGTGCAGGTCGTCCGGGCGACCTTGGACGAGCTGATCGACTGACGAAGCTTCTCTGCGGAAGAGCATAGGCCGACGGGCCTAAAGGCCCTTCTCGCTGTGCCGAAAGAGAAGCCGGACCCGCCGTAAGCCCGATTCCAGACGCGTCCACGCTGTGCCAGCATACCCTCGTAGTTTGCGGCAATGCAGCATGGCGGGGGCC
The window above is part of the Azospirillum sp. TSH58 genome. Proteins encoded here:
- a CDS encoding ABC transporter permease subunit, translated to MVWTQTSVSVKAAAATPNRWDLLALPLVVGLLALAAVGGHQMGAPLASLDTPTVSLDPWHLPDYALRSTLRMLAAMAASLLFTFAYATLAAKSRRAGMVLIPVLDVLQSVPVLGYISFTVAFFLSLFPGSVLGAECAAVFAIFTSQAWNMTFSVHQSLRSVPRDLEEAATSFRFSGWQRFWRLEAPFAMPGLVWNMMMSMSGGWFFVVASEAITVGDRTVTLPGIGSYLAEAIARKDLGAVGWAVLAMLAVILLYDQLLFRPLVAWADKFRVEQTGAQEAPGSWVLRLFQRTRFCRALLTPVQALLGRLAWLRLSPLSALASTLPAALTRRIAGPSSPALDRALDRAWYAAVAAAALALGWTLVAFIARGAGWSDVGTALLLGAATLLRVVVLIAIASLVWVPLGVLIGLRPRLAEAVQPVAQFLAAFPANLLFPVAVVTILRFDLNPDVWLSPLMILGTQWYILFNVIAGTSAFPNDLKEAASSFRIRGWQWWRDVMLPGVFPYYLTGAVTAAGGSWNASIVAEAVRWGDAEVTAHGLGSHIAQATAAGDYPRIVLGIAVMSLFVTLLNRLLWRPLYGYAERRLRLA
- a CDS encoding ferritin family protein, with protein sequence MANIHDPALFLAHACALEEDAANRFADLSEAMKTYGNADVAAFFAKMAEFSRLHLADARKRSGFRDVPALSPDDFQWPDGESPEAASMEGSHYLMTVDYALDLALDSEKRGHAFYADVAATTTDPEVRMMAEEFASEEAEHVAELERWIERFPKKG
- a CDS encoding PP2C family protein-serine/threonine phosphatase, with translation MGHLRAMAVPPGTEGDAASPRPARLGAGASVYGMELGIPLGGCRVLIADDSAFNRKTLTRFLQWAGITQVAFASSAEEVMERLESFAPDLLLLDAAMPRMDGIGVCRSLRGDPRWRDLPILMQSALHSDQMRTVCFSAGATDLIAKPINPGECIARVRYHLERRSMVQELRAFHERVERDLRQARAMQLALVPEPAELAALAERNGLTVDPVFRASDEIGGDFWTAFEFDGTCVGVFAADLSGHGIAAAINAFRLHTLLTRTPPEEVRDPARLLRQLNLRLCEILPLGQFATAFYGVIDRADDTLLYAAAASPSPLLANGDGFQPLDASGPLLGAFPDSAYTNRRVPLRRGDGLFLYSDGLSEARNAEGAMLGEDGLLRLAERAVADAPDRPLPALMTRHAAAHGERLHDDVTALWITRR
- a CDS encoding STAS domain-containing protein, translating into MSAAMDFSVREAPASTEIVLSGRMTFADHDTFRDVIATFERPAGHRVVFDLSRLDFVDSSGLGMFIIARDTAQRRNLDFAIRGARDEVRRLITIAKFHTMFNIAD
- a CDS encoding HRDC domain-containing protein; amino-acid sequence: MSTEIRTFTIPDASADEAQGQLSSFLRTVEVQRIDTAYADSGWRVLVLYKDLKRKEESLQIEAAINAALNGWRDRKATGEGLSRDAVLPDELVPEIARFAPTTERELSIIVGARDLDVSHYGGEIVQVVRATLDELID